In one Mucilaginibacter sp. PAMB04168 genomic region, the following are encoded:
- a CDS encoding RagB/SusD family nutrient uptake outer membrane protein, with the protein MTKYINTLFTLIGTAILFTACQKLEDRPLELVTEEFLWDSKDSLGTNAGYFLNSIYADLPTGYNRIGGNVLDAATDDAVPTEDGTTIASFTNGGYSAISNADNSWQSNYASIRKCNLFVQNFNKVHFKKDPTIFIQGQYWRAENRFLRAIFYYELAKRYGGVPLLGDKVLSLDDDLKLPRNSFDECINYIASECDAIKDSLRADPVPASDYGRITKAVALTLKAKALLLAASPLNNPSNDIARWRRAKNAAADVIRLGVFSLEPSFSNVFLTRKNSEVILAYQRNVTTDLETNNAPIGYVSGSTTSRGRTSPTQELVDAFTTIKGLPITADIKSASNLTGYDAANPYANRDPRLDKTVFYNGLPWLSRGVETFDGGRDRPGGSVIQTKTGYYMRKFLGELASSTAYSNQTHNFPIFRYADVLLMFAEAKNEVDGPGAATDSVYNFVRDIRRRAGIQAGSGQNTYGLTAGMSVADMRNTIRNERRVEMAFEEQRFWDIRRWKIAESIYNKPLHGIRITKAGNVLNYKVEQLNTPFQFFAPRMYRYAIPYSEVVKNTNLTQNEGY; encoded by the coding sequence ATGACAAAGTATATAAATACGCTGTTTACACTAATTGGTACTGCTATACTGTTTACTGCATGCCAAAAGTTAGAAGACAGGCCGCTTGAACTGGTAACAGAAGAGTTTCTTTGGGATTCTAAAGACTCATTAGGCACTAACGCAGGTTACTTTCTAAACAGCATTTACGCAGATCTGCCAACTGGTTATAACCGTATTGGTGGCAATGTGCTGGATGCTGCCACAGATGATGCCGTGCCTACTGAGGATGGAACAACCATTGCTTCGTTTACAAACGGTGGTTACAGTGCAATCTCAAACGCAGATAATTCATGGCAGTCCAATTATGCCAGCATTCGTAAATGCAATTTATTTGTACAGAACTTTAACAAGGTTCACTTTAAAAAGGACCCGACAATTTTTATACAAGGCCAGTACTGGCGGGCAGAAAATCGCTTTTTGAGAGCCATATTTTATTATGAACTCGCAAAACGTTACGGCGGCGTTCCGCTGCTGGGCGATAAGGTGCTTTCCCTGGATGATGACCTTAAATTGCCGCGTAATAGTTTTGATGAGTGCATAAATTACATAGCAAGTGAGTGCGATGCCATAAAGGACAGCTTGCGGGCCGACCCTGTACCAGCTTCAGATTACGGTCGCATAACTAAAGCCGTTGCGCTTACGCTAAAGGCAAAGGCTTTACTGCTTGCTGCAAGTCCGCTAAATAATCCGTCGAACGATATAGCTCGCTGGCGTAGAGCTAAAAATGCGGCTGCTGATGTGATTCGACTTGGAGTATTTTCGCTCGAGCCCAGTTTTTCGAACGTGTTTCTGACCAGGAAGAACAGTGAAGTTATACTGGCCTACCAGCGCAATGTAACTACCGATCTGGAGACCAATAATGCACCTATAGGTTACGTGAGTGGCAGTACCACAAGCCGGGGGCGCACCAGCCCAACTCAAGAACTGGTAGACGCTTTTACTACAATTAAAGGTTTGCCCATAACTGCTGATATTAAATCAGCTTCAAATTTAACCGGATATGATGCAGCAAATCCATATGCCAACCGCGATCCACGCCTGGACAAAACTGTGTTTTACAACGGCTTGCCCTGGCTAAGCCGTGGTGTTGAAACCTTTGATGGGGGCAGAGACCGGCCCGGAGGTTCCGTAATCCAAACCAAAACCGGGTATTATATGCGCAAGTTTTTGGGTGAGCTGGCTTCAAGTACGGCTTACTCTAACCAAACGCACAATTTTCCAATTTTTAGATACGCAGATGTTCTTTTGATGTTTGCCGAAGCCAAGAACGAAGTGGATGGGCCCGGCGCAGCTACCGATTCTGTTTACAACTTTGTTAGAGACATCAGGAGGCGGGCCGGTATACAAGCAGGTAGCGGCCAAAATACATACGGCCTTACAGCGGGTATGAGCGTAGCGGACATGCGTAACACTATTCGCAACGAACGCCGTGTTGAAATGGCTTTTGAGGAGCAGCGATTTTGGGATATACGCCGCTGGAAAATAGCTGAATCGATATACAACAAGCCCCTGCACGGTATACGCATAACAAAAGCTGGTAATGTGTTGAATTATAAGGTTGAACAGCTAAACACACCTTTCCAGTTTTTTGCACCCCGCATGTATCGCTACGCCATACCATACAGCGAAGTAGTAAAAAACACTAACCTAACTCAAAACGAAGGATATTAA
- a CDS encoding TonB-dependent receptor has translation MKKILQIFLLVLGLSPCLLYAQTIVRGTVKDNLGPVPGVTVLEKDSKGNGTTTNERGLFQITLRGNSKILIFTSIGYVTQELNLAGRTNVTITLKDDAKGLEDVVVVGYGTKTKLTNTGAASSVSAADIRNTPTANIQNTLAGRAPGFVSQQRSGQPGRTGAEFFIRGVNSLSSESQKPLIMVDDVEYTYDQVAQLDANEIESFTVLKDASTTAVFGIKGANGVLVITTRRGKIGKARVNFNTESGLQQAVNNPKFLNAYSVALLRNEALRNDGLATEFTDEDLEHWRVGDDPYGHPDVDWYNAVFKNSAYQMRNNVDVSGGNERVKYFLSAGQLTQNGLLRDFSKGTDAPQNNYKYQRYNFRSNLDMQATKDLTLRLDVSGRIGTITEPHITTAPLSTIYSFQRLPPYAEPLLNPDGSYPWAFRSRPSFYETSLIGRLALQGYDKTYRNEFNILVNASHKLDFLTKGLSVTGRIAYAGDVSYDRSLYRSNIPASYYNPVNNTYTIHSNGLYRLEPLTLASTANNSISNKTINTLARLDYNRSFGDHRISGLVLYNLNSATAASYNSATGITAVQEYAPVSSQGLTFRADYNYKQRYLIDFSGAYNGTSEFVGDKSMGFFPAVSVGWNISEEPFIKKHIKFLDLLKIRGSVGLVGSDITRDRTYKTEQIYVTGTGYNFGETSNTAIGIEEGTLGNLNITWEKARQTDIGFDAQFLRSKLSITADYFFERRYDQLYQRENVLQVIGVKLPYTNSAVTEKRGYDGQIRYSDKAGKFDYSTSFTFSFSKNKIIDQGEAPPRYAYLAKTGLPIGQGFGYNALGFFQTQDEINNYAHLADTQPGDLKYEDMNNDGVIDQQDYRAIGKPNLPQTVLGATFGLGYGGFSVNVLFQGSFDYSYRIATAGVIPFQGNLQESALGRWTPATATTATYPRLSSNLAGPSSPSNLSSFWLVNAKYVRLKSVDLGYTIPKRWLTKLRVSTARLYLSGYDLITWANFDLYSQDPEVASNGSAGTYPVQKVFNLGLQIGF, from the coding sequence ATGAAGAAAATACTACAAATATTTCTGCTTGTATTAGGCTTGTCTCCGTGCCTGTTATACGCACAAACAATCGTTCGCGGAACGGTGAAAGATAATTTAGGGCCTGTACCCGGCGTAACAGTATTGGAAAAAGATTCAAAAGGAAACGGTACCACTACCAATGAGCGTGGCCTTTTTCAAATCACTTTAAGAGGCAATTCCAAAATATTAATCTTTACTTCAATTGGCTACGTTACTCAGGAGCTAAATTTAGCCGGACGTACAAATGTTACTATAACGCTCAAAGATGACGCCAAAGGCCTGGAGGATGTAGTAGTTGTAGGCTACGGCACTAAAACCAAATTAACCAACACAGGCGCGGCCAGTAGCGTATCTGCCGCTGATATTCGCAATACACCCACCGCCAATATTCAGAATACGCTGGCCGGCCGTGCGCCTGGTTTTGTGTCTCAGCAACGGTCTGGGCAGCCAGGGCGCACCGGGGCCGAATTTTTTATCAGAGGTGTAAACTCGTTGTCCTCAGAATCGCAAAAGCCGCTGATTATGGTTGATGACGTAGAATACACTTATGACCAGGTGGCGCAATTAGATGCTAATGAAATTGAATCGTTCACTGTGTTAAAAGATGCATCAACCACAGCTGTGTTCGGTATAAAAGGTGCAAACGGCGTATTGGTAATTACAACCCGCCGGGGTAAAATTGGCAAAGCACGCGTAAACTTTAATACCGAATCGGGGTTGCAGCAGGCGGTAAACAACCCTAAATTCCTAAATGCTTACAGCGTGGCACTCTTAAGGAATGAGGCATTAAGAAATGACGGACTTGCAACCGAATTTACCGACGAAGACCTTGAACATTGGCGCGTTGGTGACGATCCTTACGGGCATCCCGATGTCGACTGGTACAACGCTGTTTTTAAGAATAGTGCTTACCAAATGCGTAATAACGTAGACGTTTCGGGCGGGAACGAGCGTGTGAAGTATTTCTTGTCTGCCGGGCAATTAACGCAAAACGGCTTGCTGAGAGATTTCAGTAAGGGAACCGATGCGCCGCAAAATAATTATAAATATCAGCGGTACAATTTCCGGTCGAATTTAGATATGCAGGCCACTAAGGACCTGACGTTACGTTTAGACGTAAGCGGCCGTATTGGAACCATAACCGAGCCCCACATTACTACTGCACCATTAAGCACTATATACAGCTTTCAACGCCTGCCGCCTTATGCCGAACCTTTACTGAACCCTGACGGCAGTTATCCATGGGCATTCCGATCAAGGCCGTCGTTTTATGAAACCAGTTTAATTGGTCGTTTGGCTTTGCAAGGCTACGATAAAACCTATCGCAATGAATTTAACATATTAGTGAATGCCAGCCATAAGCTCGATTTTTTAACCAAGGGTTTGTCGGTAACCGGGCGTATAGCTTATGCTGGCGACGTTTCTTACGACCGGAGCCTTTATCGCAGCAATATACCGGCGTCTTATTACAATCCGGTTAACAACACTTACACCATACATAGTAACGGCCTATACCGTTTAGAACCATTAACGCTGGCTAGTACGGCTAACAACAGCATATCCAACAAAACTATTAATACCCTTGCCCGGCTAGACTACAACAGGTCCTTTGGAGACCATCGCATTAGCGGGTTGGTGCTTTATAATTTAAATTCAGCCACGGCAGCATCTTATAATAGTGCCACAGGTATTACAGCTGTGCAAGAATATGCTCCGGTTTCATCACAAGGTTTAACTTTTAGAGCCGATTACAACTATAAACAACGTTACCTGATTGACTTTAGCGGTGCATATAACGGTACCAGCGAGTTTGTTGGCGATAAGTCGATGGGCTTTTTTCCGGCCGTTTCGGTTGGGTGGAATATTTCAGAAGAGCCTTTTATCAAAAAGCACATTAAATTCTTAGACCTGCTGAAAATCAGGGGATCTGTAGGGTTGGTAGGATCTGACATTACCCGCGACCGTACATACAAAACCGAGCAGATATATGTAACCGGCACTGGATATAATTTTGGCGAAACATCAAACACAGCCATAGGTATAGAGGAAGGCACGTTGGGTAACCTAAACATTACCTGGGAAAAAGCCCGTCAAACGGACATCGGTTTCGATGCACAGTTTTTGCGAAGCAAGCTCTCTATAACTGCCGATTATTTCTTTGAACGCAGGTACGATCAGTTGTACCAGAGAGAGAATGTATTGCAGGTTATAGGCGTAAAACTCCCTTACACCAATTCTGCTGTCACCGAAAAAAGAGGGTATGACGGACAGATCAGGTATAGCGATAAAGCCGGCAAATTTGATTATTCCACCTCATTTACTTTCTCATTCTCAAAAAACAAGATTATCGATCAGGGCGAAGCGCCTCCAAGGTACGCATACCTGGCCAAAACCGGTTTGCCCATAGGACAGGGGTTTGGTTATAATGCGTTGGGCTTCTTCCAAACTCAGGATGAAATTAATAATTACGCACACCTTGCTGATACCCAGCCCGGCGATTTGAAATATGAAGACATGAACAACGACGGCGTGATAGACCAGCAAGATTACAGGGCTATAGGTAAACCTAATCTTCCGCAAACTGTGCTGGGTGCAACGTTTGGCTTAGGCTACGGCGGCTTTAGCGTAAATGTACTCTTTCAGGGAAGTTTCGACTATAGCTACCGTATAGCAACAGCCGGTGTTATACCGTTTCAGGGAAATTTGCAGGAATCGGCTTTAGGAAGGTGGACGCCTGCAACAGCAACAACTGCTACGTACCCCAGGCTAAGCAGTAATTTGGCTGGCCCGAGCAGTCCATCCAACCTTTCGTCGTTCTGGCTGGTGAATGCTAAATACGTTCGGCTAAAGTCGGTTGATTTGGGATACACGATTCCAAAAAGATGGCTAACAAAGTTACGCGTGAGCACAGCACGGCTTTACCTGAGCGGATATGATCTCATTACATGGGCAAATTTCGACTTGTACTCTCAGGATCCGGAGGTAGCCAGTAACGGCAGCGCCGGAACATATCCTGTACAAAAAGTATTTAACCTCGGACTGCAGATTGGCTTTTAA
- a CDS encoding RagB/SusD family nutrient uptake outer membrane protein has product MKNKYTILLTLFAVLAIASCKKGGVLDQVKTTDLNEEKTFSDSTRTIQFLTRIYSDIGFSADPRRFGSSVGVYSITDEVEGSLLAATAYNVIFQTGAVSAINIPTDAWVTSYANIRRVNVFLKHLPETPLSPGLRNKLAGEARFLRAWYYFIMLKHYGGVPLIGDAVYEATDDVPGKRATFEACVNYIESECNAAANQLPLTQNGLDYGRITRGACLALKSRLLLYAASPLFNARPEMDGVLGYTTFDAQRWNKAAQAALDVINLNQYQLLELSTPAPGYGFQKVFTLRKNTEYILAAMAGNNRTLEAIWDPPSRAGSGSAYPYQELVDAFGTKNGKPIATDPTYNPADPYANRDPRLNYTILFNQGLRLGTNKAISPVNTYVNAAQDGFPLTKTGYFLRKFLDENTIASATSSTTERCFPLIRYAEILLNYAEAANESGDINTAYTQIVAIRRRAGINAGADGMYGLTAGMSKEDMRVLIQNERRVELAIEEHRYWDVRRWKIAENISNKTLHGMRITKVGNGYTYERIDIRTPVFVAPKWYLWPIPQSEVNKSVDLTQNPGW; this is encoded by the coding sequence ATGAAAAATAAGTACACGATTTTGCTTACACTATTTGCCGTGTTAGCTATAGCCTCTTGTAAAAAAGGCGGTGTGTTAGATCAGGTTAAAACAACCGATCTGAACGAAGAAAAAACGTTTTCTGACAGTACGCGTACCATACAATTCCTTACACGGATTTATAGTGATATCGGGTTCAGCGCAGACCCTAGGAGGTTTGGCAGTAGTGTGGGAGTATACAGCATAACAGATGAGGTTGAAGGCTCTTTACTGGCAGCCACTGCTTATAACGTTATCTTTCAAACCGGTGCGGTAAGTGCGATTAACATACCTACCGATGCTTGGGTAACCAGCTACGCCAATATAAGACGGGTAAATGTGTTTTTAAAACACCTGCCCGAAACACCACTATCGCCAGGCTTGCGTAACAAGCTGGCCGGTGAAGCGCGCTTTCTGCGTGCCTGGTATTATTTCATCATGCTTAAACATTATGGCGGTGTTCCGTTGATAGGAGATGCCGTTTATGAAGCAACAGATGATGTACCAGGCAAACGAGCAACTTTTGAAGCTTGTGTAAACTATATCGAATCGGAGTGCAACGCTGCAGCAAACCAGTTGCCGCTTACGCAAAATGGCTTAGACTACGGACGTATTACCCGTGGTGCTTGCTTGGCGCTTAAATCGAGGCTATTATTATATGCGGCAAGTCCTTTATTTAATGCCCGCCCAGAGATGGACGGTGTATTGGGTTACACAACGTTTGATGCCCAGCGCTGGAATAAAGCCGCACAGGCCGCTTTAGATGTAATTAACTTAAACCAGTACCAGCTTTTAGAATTATCTACACCGGCCCCTGGTTACGGCTTTCAAAAGGTGTTTACGCTCCGTAAAAACACAGAATACATATTAGCTGCTATGGCCGGAAACAACCGCACGCTTGAGGCCATTTGGGATCCGCCTTCAAGAGCGGGCAGCGGCAGTGCTTACCCTTACCAGGAATTAGTTGATGCATTCGGAACCAAAAATGGTAAACCTATTGCAACCGATCCAACTTACAATCCGGCTGACCCCTATGCCAACCGTGATCCACGATTAAATTACACCATACTGTTTAATCAGGGGCTAAGATTGGGTACAAACAAAGCCATATCACCGGTAAATACCTATGTAAATGCAGCACAGGATGGCTTTCCACTTACTAAAACGGGCTATTTTTTACGCAAATTTTTGGATGAAAACACTATTGCAAGTGCCACATCGTCTACCACTGAGCGTTGCTTTCCGCTAATACGTTACGCCGAAATACTGCTTAATTATGCCGAAGCCGCTAACGAAAGCGGTGATATCAATACGGCCTATACGCAAATTGTGGCCATCCGTCGCCGAGCCGGTATTAATGCAGGTGCCGACGGTATGTATGGATTAACTGCCGGAATGAGTAAAGAAGATATGCGTGTGCTCATCCAAAATGAAAGAAGGGTTGAGCTGGCTATTGAAGAACACCGCTACTGGGACGTAAGGCGTTGGAAAATTGCAGAGAACATCTCGAACAAAACCCTGCACGGCATGAGGATAACAAAGGTTGGCAATGGATATACTTATGAGCGGATTGACATACGTACGCCGGTATTTGTTGCGCCGAAATGGTACTTATGGCCCATACCGCAATCAGAAGTTAACAAATCAGTTGATCTAACTCAAAACCCTGGTTGGTAA
- a CDS encoding DUF4998 domain-containing protein, with the protein MKTLHNTLVRVLVISIIISGIYACKDKEMFDASDKREYISAANSVNAYSGYKRLQLKFNVSNTAAVRAKIYWNNRSNFIEIPIHVASANDTVSTIIGPLEEGTYSFEVITYDNKANTSVPIKITATALGPNYAHTLANRPIKDIFYENGNATIYWGSAGAELFNEVIYTDNNNVQRRVKAAQGKDTSKLLNVKPGELATALQYRTAYIPATAIDTFYADTRSEAITTGSLKDLAKAKNVLFGSLISYGNGITHGVVNDGSPNGIYKQICDNEFNFGQASWGGTRWKRDGGSDFNDVNAVINWSKAHYNKVFAQLIVGPNGYMPDWFKNGTFTPAEMDGLLKGLVKEFMETNDNKSKVDVWGVANEVFSNDGTYVNMKWNDMGWEDDASGLTGTDKINLKHPVFIGKAFMYSRQMTQALLELRDHDFEYNTSASAYYTKHKAYYQLLRHLKAKGYPVDVVGIQAHYNLGSGIGGGYELFKKTIEKFKATNVQVHLTELDIIAPKINNALQPWTLALADQQKTDYYNAVKAAVEAGVSLISLWGVRDNNDPGWRFGQYPLLYDESYNRKPAYYGVQKALFDAKKYSAN; encoded by the coding sequence ATGAAGACATTACATAATACTTTAGTTCGCGTACTCGTCATAAGTATAATTATATCAGGTATTTATGCCTGTAAGGATAAAGAGATGTTTGATGCGAGCGATAAAAGAGAATACATAAGTGCTGCTAACAGCGTAAATGCCTACTCTGGGTACAAAAGGCTGCAGTTAAAGTTCAACGTTTCCAACACGGCCGCCGTTAGAGCTAAAATCTACTGGAACAACCGTAGCAATTTCATAGAAATACCAATTCATGTTGCTTCGGCTAACGATACTGTAAGTACGATCATCGGTCCGCTTGAAGAAGGTACTTACAGTTTTGAAGTAATTACTTACGACAATAAGGCCAACACTTCAGTGCCTATAAAAATTACAGCAACTGCGTTAGGACCAAATTATGCGCATACCTTGGCCAACCGGCCAATAAAGGATATATTTTATGAAAACGGCAATGCAACCATTTATTGGGGTAGCGCAGGCGCCGAACTTTTTAACGAGGTGATTTATACTGACAATAATAACGTGCAACGGCGTGTAAAGGCTGCTCAGGGAAAGGACACCAGCAAGTTATTGAATGTGAAACCTGGTGAATTGGCTACTGCATTACAATACCGCACCGCTTACATACCGGCAACGGCTATTGATACTTTTTATGCTGACACAAGGTCTGAAGCGATTACAACGGGCAGTCTTAAGGATTTAGCCAAAGCTAAGAATGTCTTATTCGGTAGTTTAATTAGCTATGGTAATGGTATTACGCACGGTGTGGTTAATGATGGCTCGCCAAACGGCATATACAAGCAAATTTGCGATAATGAATTCAATTTTGGTCAGGCCTCATGGGGAGGCACTCGCTGGAAACGAGATGGAGGATCGGATTTTAACGACGTTAATGCAGTAATAAATTGGAGTAAGGCGCACTACAATAAGGTTTTTGCACAATTAATAGTTGGTCCTAACGGCTATATGCCCGATTGGTTTAAGAACGGAACTTTTACACCCGCTGAAATGGATGGCCTTCTGAAAGGATTAGTAAAGGAGTTTATGGAAACCAATGATAACAAATCAAAAGTGGATGTATGGGGGGTAGCCAATGAAGTATTTAGTAATGATGGTACCTACGTAAATATGAAATGGAACGACATGGGCTGGGAAGACGATGCATCGGGCTTAACCGGTACAGATAAGATTAACCTAAAGCATCCGGTTTTTATTGGTAAAGCTTTTATGTACAGCAGGCAAATGACCCAAGCTTTGCTCGAACTGCGTGATCATGATTTCGAATACAATACTTCTGCATCAGCCTATTATACCAAGCACAAAGCGTATTACCAATTATTGAGACACCTAAAGGCCAAAGGCTATCCGGTAGATGTTGTGGGCATACAAGCGCATTACAACTTAGGCAGTGGAATTGGCGGTGGTTATGAGCTGTTTAAGAAAACTATTGAGAAGTTTAAAGCTACCAATGTACAAGTACATTTAACGGAGCTGGATATTATAGCCCCTAAAATTAATAATGCCTTACAGCCCTGGACCCTTGCCCTTGCCGACCAACAAAAGACTGATTACTACAATGCTGTTAAAGCCGCAGTTGAGGCCGGCGTTAGCTTGATTTCACTTTGGGGTGTAAGAGATAACAACGATCCAGGATGGCGTTTTGGGCAGTATCCGCTTTTATACGACGAGAGCTATAACCGGAAACCGGCATATTATGGTGTGCAGAAAGCATTATTTGATGCTAAAAAATACAGTGCTAATTAG